A section of the Ictalurus punctatus breed USDA103 chromosome 8, Coco_2.0, whole genome shotgun sequence genome encodes:
- the eef1g gene encoding elongation factor 1-gamma, producing MAAGTLYTYPENWRAFKAQIAAQYSGARLKVASAPPAFTFGQTNRSPAFLSNFPLGKVPAYQDDDGFCLFESNAIAHYLSNDALRGSTPQASAQVLQWVSFADSEIIPPASAWVFPTLGIMQFNKQATEQAKEEVKRVLAFLNQHLNTRTFLVGERVSLADITVVCSLLWLYKQVLEPAFRQPYPNVTRWFVTCINQPQFKAVLGEVKLCEKMAQFDAKKFAENQPKKEAPSKKEKAGKEAGKQQPQQQQEKKEKKKEEKKPSPPAEELDECDAALASEPKTKDPFAHLPKSSFVLDEFKRKYSNEDTLTVAIPHFWENFDREGFSIWYGEYRFPEELTMTFMSCNLITGMFQRLDKLRKNAFASVILFGTNNNSSISGIWVFRGQDLAFTLSDDWQIDYESYNWRKLDVDSEECKTMVKEYFAWEGEFKHVGKPLCQGKIFK from the exons ATGGCGGCAGGG ACTCTCTACACATACCCTGAGAACTGGAGGGCTTTCAAGGCCCAGATTGCAGCCCAGTACAGTGGGGCTCGCCTGAAGGTGGCAAGTGCCCCCCCTGCCTTCACCTTTGGGCAGACAAACCGCTCCCCTGCTTTCCTCAGCAACTTTCCCCTGGGCAAG gtTCCAGCTTACCAGGATGATGATGGTTTCTGTCTGTTTGAGAGTAATGCCATCGCTCATTACC TGAGCAATGATGCCCTCCGAGGCAGCACTCCTCAAGCCAGTGCCCAGGTACTGCAGTGGGTCAGCTTTGCTGATTCGGAGATCATCCCTCCTGCCAGTGCGTGGGTCTTCCCAACCCTGGGCATCATGCAGTTCAacaaacag GCCACAGAACAGGCCAAAGAGGAGGTGAAGCGTGTGCTTGCATTTCTGAACCAGCACTTAAACACTCGCACTTTTCTGGTTGGTGAGCGAGTCAGTCTGGCTGATATCACTGTGGTCTGCTCTCTGCTCTGGCTCTACAAGCAG GTTCTTGAGCCTGCGTTCCGTCAGCCCTACCCCAATGTCACTCGCTGGTTTGTGACCTGCATCAACCAGCCCCAGTTTAAAGCAGTTCTTGGAGAGGTCAAGCTCTGTGAGAAGATGGCTCAGTTTGATG CCAAGAAGTTTGCTGAGAACCAGCCCAAGAAGGAGGCTCCATCAAAGAAGGAGAAAGCTGGTAAGGAGGCTGGTAAGCAGCAGCCCCAGCAACAGCaggagaaaaaggagaagaaaaaggaggagaaaaaacCTTCCCCTCCAGCCGAGGAGCTGGATGAGTGTGATGCTGCACTTGCCTCTGAACCAAAAACCAAGGACCCATTTGCTCACCTTCCAAAGAG CTCATTTGTGTTGGATGAGTTCAAGAGAAAGTACTCTAATGAGGACACACTGACTGTGGCTATCCCTCACTTCTGGGAAAACTTTGACCGTGAGGGCTTCTCTATCTGGTATGGTGAATATCGTTTTCCAGAGGAGTTGACCATGACCTTCATGAGCTGCAATCTTATCACGG GAATGTTCCAGCGTCTTGATAAACTGCGCAAGAACGCTTTTGCTAGTGTCATCCTGTTTGGCACGAACAACAACAGTTCCATCTCTGGCATTTGGGTTTTCAGAGGCCAAGATCTAGCTTTCACT CTGTCTGATGACTGGCAGATTGACTATGAGTCCTATAACTGGCGTAAGCTGGATGTGGATAGCGAGGAGTGCAAGACCATGGTGAAGGAATACTTTGCATGGGAGGGAGAATTCAAGCATGTAGGCAAACCTTTATGTCAGGGCAAGATCTTCAAGTGA